From Caminibacter mediatlanticus TB-2, the proteins below share one genomic window:
- the pyrG gene encoding glutamine hydrolyzing CTP synthase: protein MAKYIFVTGGVLSSLGKGITSASLATLLQHSGFKVTMVKIDPYINVDPGTMSPFEHGEVFVTEDGAETDLDIGNYERFLNKNLSKKNNFTTGQVYLSVIEKERRGDYLGKTVQIIPHITNEIKDRIKKAGEDVDIVVVELGGTVGDIEGLPFLEAVRQLKQEVGSENAMFVHVTLIPYIKAAGELKTKPTQHSVQELRRIGITPNMLVCRSEKPLPKSLKDKLADSCDIDRDAVIEATDADTVYRVPLNFLDQNALKPIAKKLDLGELHPDMSEWNYIVKKLVSPQKSVKIAFVGKYLKLKESYKSLIEALLISGAHLDMRVDIEWVDSEELEKLSDEEIKEIFDEVSGILVAGGFGERGVEGKLKAIKYARENKVPYLGICLGMQLAVIEFARNVLGLKYANSQEFEPDTSEPVVYLIDEFIDASGERQIRTHKSPLGGTMRLGGYECLIKKDTKLYEAYKTDKVIERHRHRYEVNGKYEKDLEKAGMIISGKSKEGLIEAVEIKDHPWFVAVQFHPEFTNKLKSPNKVIMSFVENAYKNR, encoded by the coding sequence ATGGCAAAGTATATTTTTGTAACAGGAGGAGTTTTAAGTTCGCTTGGAAAAGGTATAACCTCAGCTTCACTTGCTACTTTACTTCAACATAGTGGTTTTAAAGTAACTATGGTAAAGATTGACCCATATATTAATGTTGACCCTGGTACTATGAGTCCTTTTGAGCATGGAGAAGTTTTTGTAACAGAAGATGGGGCTGAGACTGACCTTGATATTGGAAATTATGAGAGATTTTTAAATAAAAATTTGTCTAAAAAAAATAATTTTACAACAGGTCAAGTTTATTTAAGCGTTATTGAAAAAGAAAGAAGAGGAGATTATTTAGGAAAAACAGTTCAAATTATTCCTCATATTACAAATGAAATTAAAGATAGAATAAAAAAAGCCGGAGAAGATGTTGATATTGTTGTGGTAGAGCTTGGTGGGACAGTTGGAGATATTGAAGGTCTTCCTTTTTTAGAGGCTGTTAGGCAACTAAAACAAGAAGTTGGAAGTGAAAATGCAATGTTTGTGCATGTAACTTTAATTCCTTATATAAAAGCAGCAGGTGAGCTTAAAACAAAACCAACTCAACATAGTGTTCAAGAACTTAGAAGAATTGGTATTACTCCAAATATGCTTGTTTGTAGAAGTGAAAAACCTCTTCCAAAATCTCTAAAAGATAAATTAGCAGATTCTTGCGATATTGATAGAGATGCTGTAATTGAAGCAACTGATGCAGATACGGTATATAGAGTACCTTTAAATTTTCTTGACCAAAATGCCTTAAAGCCAATAGCAAAAAAACTTGACTTAGGAGAGCTTCATCCAGATATGAGTGAGTGGAATTATATTGTTAAAAAACTTGTCTCTCCTCAAAAGTCTGTAAAAATAGCTTTTGTTGGTAAGTATTTAAAACTTAAAGAGTCTTATAAATCATTAATTGAAGCACTTTTAATTAGTGGGGCTCATCTTGATATGAGAGTAGATATTGAGTGGGTAGATAGTGAAGAACTTGAAAAATTAAGTGATGAAGAAATTAAAGAGATATTTGATGAAGTTAGTGGTATTTTAGTTGCAGGTGGATTTGGAGAAAGAGGAGTTGAAGGGAAATTAAAAGCTATTAAATATGCAAGAGAAAATAAAGTGCCTTATCTTGGAATTTGTCTTGGAATGCAGCTTGCAGTAATTGAGTTTGCAAGAAATGTTTTAGGGTTAAAATATGCTAACTCTCAAGAGTTTGAACCAGATACAAGTGAGCCTGTTGTGTATTTGATTGATGAATTTATTGATGCAAGTGGTGAGAGACAAATTAGGACTCATAAGTCTCCTCTTGGTGGGACTATGAGACTTGGAGGGTATGAGTGTTTAATAAAGAAAGATACTAAACTTTATGAAGCATATAAAACTGACAAAGTAATTGAAAGACATAGACACAGATATGAAGTAAATGGTAAATATGAAAAAGATTTAGAAAAAGCAGGAATGATTATTAGTGGAAAAAGTA